tttaacacacacatccaaaggaagagagaagaaggttttaaagaaactaacagtggtgtatatccaaaatgaTCTAACTTGAAATTTAGattgaaacaaaacaatggGGTAAGTGCACCAAATTGCGGATTAAGCACCAGAAATGGAACTTAAAACGTCGCTTCCATTACCCAATGAAGTAGGGGTAAAGTAAGGTAAAGGGGACATGACAATGTTTTCTTAGGCTTTAACTCTCAATAGAAATATGACATGTGTTCTTGTTATGTACAACAAATATGATTCACCTAACCATATATAATCCAACCAATCATGAGTCATGTGAATTACATGTAAAAGGAACACATATCACCTTTTGATTGAGAGTTGAAGCATAAGGCTTGAAACATGTTAGAAGCCAAACAATAAAgatcaaatttattaaataaccaaaaagaagaagcaaaaactagtatatatgtattatttttatattaaatttacaaaaatattttactttagtTTCTTACTTTGTAGAAATATTTTTCCATACCACAAAGaagttccttaaaaaaaaaagtcataaaatgAAGAtttaccaaaattatttttctctttccttatttttttcatgaaacAAATACAACTTTAAGTAGCCAACTTCTAGAAAAACcaaggatggaaaaaaaaaaaataaaaaaataagaaaagaagaagaagaagaagaagaagaagaaaaaagaaaggcaaaaCTTCTTACATTCTACTCGCTCAATAATGCTAATATCACacattttttcataattgttctATGTGACAAATTGTAATTGGTGaaataaatggtaaatttatGTGATAGTGACAAAAAGTACATGGTAGTGGCATTATTGATTTCCCAGGCTTTTTTTTGCCTATTAGGCTAATTTCCCAAACATATTAGTTATGTGTCCGATTTTGAAACATATTGTTACGTGACAatttttggaactcaagtctagacttttttttaatacagaACTCAAGTCTAGACTGGAGTTTCAAACATGGAGAAAATCATgagatgatttttttatatatatataaaaaatttatagtatgaGACTTGAGTTCTTCAAATGGGGACTTAAGCTCTAAAAGTGGTCACATAtttaatatgtttaaattttggtcaCATTTTTATAATGTGtgcaaaatttgtttaacaTCATATTTTGTACATTAAATTCCCTTATGAATAAGAGAAAAAGCATAACATCAAAAGCTAAATTCATAAGTTGaacctcaaaaaataaaaaaataaacgcCAAACAAAGCCATTTTCCCGGGAACTAAACGGACCCAGCGCTTTGTGTGTCATTATTTCGCCTGAACTGAAGAGGCAAAGCTGTTTCAGTTTCAGCCTCCCTTGTCTCTGaaaggaaagctaaaaatcacgctcttcttttcttttttgtatataaaatcaaccaaacccaaaaccccacTTCCTCTTTCTCAGACCCGCCTTTAAACTCTAAACTCTTTACTCTTCCCAGAGGtaacaactctctctctctctccaacaaTCACATCCTCTTCTTTCAATCTATAGTTTATTATTAGGCTTTGCTCAGGGAGGGTTTTACGTTTGTGTTTTGTGCCCTTCATTTATCATATTTGTTACTCTGTTTGCTGAATTATGTGATTTGCTTCTCATGCtcttgggtttgggtttttaaatcaatagatttcaaatgcctttaataaataataatttgaactACAAGGCTCTTTGTAAGAAAATTAAAGGACTTTATCACCATGTCAAGAGACTCTTTTaagattaacaaaatattttatgagtTAACTAGAAGTCTAGAACCCACTACGACAATTTTAGTTTCATAATTGTTAAGAGTAAATTATACATTTGGTCCAaaattttttggtaaatttaataTGGgtccttcaaattttttaaaaagtttggattttgttaCTAGAATTTCAAAAATAGAGTGGACGCTACTCTTTTTGGCAGTTGTTTCATTCCTGAGCTTCATGCTGAAGAAACACAATTGACAGAAAACTTTTATGTTCCAAACAGGGCTTGCAGAGTTTATTTGCTATGctatgctttgttttttttttttttttttttaatgtttatttaataaatttgcaCTTTATTGTTTGGCAGAGCAATACCAATGCAAATGGCCACAACTATGGATGATCTTCCAGATGGGCTACAGGTGGAAATCCTTCATCGGCTGCCTCTGAAATCAGTGTTTCAATGCAAGTCAGTTAAAAAGCGTTGGTACTCTCTAATCTCTACTTCTCATTTTGTTAGCCGCTTTGTTAGCCACCGTGAAAAAGTTGAAGTGAATCGACCCTTTACCTTCATTTACCGCAACTTCTACAAGACACGTCTCTTCTTTGTAAGTTCCAATGAAATTGAATTCAAATGTTTCAAATCTCTTGCTTCTAAGAACATGATACAAGAACTAGTAGGTCAACACAATGAGAGTATTGATTTTAGTGTCCAAGCTTCATGTAATGAAATGCTCTTATGTTGCGCAAACAATGTGGATGTTGGCGATGATGGCATGTCTCATCCGATGAGCATTTACTATGTGATAAATCCAATTACTATGCAATGGCTCGCTCTCCCTCCTGTCCCTCAATGGGGAAGGCCTTTGGTTGGCTTCATTTGCTTCTATGACAATGACAGTAAGCAGCTTAGCTATAGGGTGGTGCGCATTCTTCCAATGAACAATGACAAAATGGAAATCAAGGTAGATATGTTTTCATCAGACAGTGGTGAATGGAACAAATCATTGGAGGTGTGTCCGCAAGTATTTGACTGGAATATGTTTGCCTTAGCTGGTGTTGCTTATAATGGTTTGCTTTTCTGGTATGGGAAGACTTCTCATAATAAACAACTTGTTGGGTGCGATCCATATAATTTTCGTTTCTTTGAGCTGCCCATACAAATGGAACACCCAATTAAATGCCTTGGAGTGTGTCGCAGGTCCTTAAGGATATGTGAGATGCCATGGAATGAGCATTCCTTTTTACGCATTTGGGAGCTCAAAGATTTTGTTAAAGAAGGAAAAGGAGGTACATGGTGCTTGGAGCACGAGGTGTATTTCGACCAAATGACTCTCAAAAAATCTACTTGCCTTGCACAATATTTGAGCGAGAGATTTTATGTTGAGGCGGTGTTAGCTTTTCATCCAAATGATGGagatattttgtatttattgatTAAAACAAAGTTCGTTGTATTATGCAACATGCGGGAAAAAACGCTACAAGTGATATATGATGTTCCAGTCCCCAGTAATGTTGACAACGATTTTAAAGTTATCACATCTGTGCTCCCATGGTGGCCGACTCTCATTCCTTCTTCTCCTATGCAGGATGCCGCTTAACTACTGTGTGCTGTGTGCTTTGCTTGTGCTTTGAGTTTGCAACCATGGTATTATGTGATAATTTTATATCTTGTAGTTTAAAACTTTAATCTAGTACTAGTAATGGTTATATTCAGACTCTTTTTGTTTTGCACTAATAATTAATGTTAGCATTGGATTGGTTATCTCTCGTTCTATTTTTACATTCAATACTAGATATCACAACCAGGCAGCCTCGCCCTAATTACAACGTCCCGTCATCCCCACCTACAATGTGGCAGTTCTAATTGAAATTCGAAATGAGCAGTAGTAACACCTATATCTCCTACTTGGCTACTTGTTCACCAGAGCTCCCCCCAAACACTCCctcacattatatatatagacttacAATAAATGCAAGGCCTTCAAGTAGCCTCCATTTAATTACCAATGCTATCTTTAACTAATCCTAGATGTTGAGCATTTGTGGAAAAGGTTAAACTTGTTACGCACAAGTTGTTTTACACACCCCAAAAAACAACTGAATCAAGTCATGGTTTTCAAGTTTGTGGAAATAGGCTCAAGGCTCAAACCATTCTTCTCAAGCCCTTCTACTTCATCTTAACATATCCACGGCTCAGTAgccaaattttgaatataaagGACTTGAATCTTGGTCAAAACCCAATACTATTGTTTCTGAAAGTAAAAGCTGTTATTGTGTTATTTCTTTACCCATAAATGGACTTGTAGAGATTGTCACAAGCATCCTTGACATGCTTACAATTGCCAGCTTTCTTTCACTGCATAAAGGCAGCGACAAATACAAGAAATACAGTGCAGGGAACTCTATGCTTTACTGCTGCCATCTGAAGCTGCTGACAATGAGTAGTGCAGTAAAATGAGTATTGTAAGTAGCCACTTGAATTGGCCTTGAGACACATATATGAGATAAGAAGTAAGAACATCAAACAGCTAGCACTGCATCATCTCTTACTTTACCTACTCCAGTATAAAGCGAACCTGGATTTCTGAATGCAGTCGGGACAGCATTAGTAATTTATGTTGCAAACATATAGATTAAAGGGTGAAAGAAAATTTAGTGTAGACTGTGAATGGAGGTAGAAGGAAGGGGATTTGTGTTTAGAACTTagaatagaaaattaaaaagcttTTAGAGGTGTATAAGGtaatacaaaaatgaaaaattattcgGTTCTCATGGTGGATTACGTCACTTTTGAATATTGGTCCATCAACTCAATAAAAGACTCTAATGTGTTTTATTTGACTACATCatataataccaaaaaataagTTGGgatttttgtttactttttcctttcacTGTTTGAAATTAGGataaaaagaaagttaaaaaaaaaaaaatcaatcaccgactttttttttctcttctttgcaTTATGCCGATAGGCAACAGAAATCAAAGAAACGGCAGATGTAGGCGTGTGTTTCTCTGACTTTGTgcataaaacatatatatatatatatatatatatatatatatatatatatatatatatatgtggtcAAAAAAGTGTAAATATACAATAAAAGGAACCGATTTACAGCTTCTTTTGTTCCTGACACAATGTCATTGATTTCTAGTTCTTTTTTTCTACACATTTTTCATTCAGTCAACAATTGACAACCAGTAAGAAAAactagatgaaaaaaaaaaaaaaaaaaacctgaaatttttttaactggAGTTGCTAATAAGGTCAATGAAAACTACTCATTAATTGTCATGGTATGATGGCTTGAACCTAGATGATTGTGTCATTGACATCATCGCTTCTTAtctttgtatggagaaattgatatatttattttttggacgGATTGCCtgatatgaaaatataaatcgctaattatttttatttcttatattggGGATTTTTTGGTTAAGTTTTCATAGTGTGAAATATTTAAcatgtatattttgttattgaaaacaaagaaaacgaTGATATAAAAATTGGCTATAGAGTCACATGTATGGTAGTTAAATTGTGAAGGTAACTATGAAAATTTACTTGAAAATGGTAGCCAATAGTGAAAATGAAGGGTATAAGGATTTAACAAGATAAGGATCCTTGTGAAATGATAAGGTCAATAAACATGTGACTTTTGAAAATGCACTTAGTCATGTGACACTTATGTGATGCACTTTTCATGTCACGTGTGCAAGTGATCAAGACTGGAGggtgatttctttttttgttggaatAAAATGAGATTCACTAGAATATAATTGGTATAAATTACTTTTTGATGTAGAAATAACAACTACGAATTATttgttgttaaaaaatattCCAATTTAAGTGAAAATTCATAATGTCTTAACTTAAACTCTTCAGTGtctataaactaaaataaattgaattttcattttcattttcattttcattttctttcatcatttttagtcaaattcataattttataaGACATTATTTTAAAAGCAAACTTCAGAATTATTGTCTGCAATTGGTGACTTTGTTATTTTCTGGAGGTGAAATGATGAAGTCAAAAGCAAACTCTTTCAAGTGAGGGCAATTAAATATCATCTTAAAGATAGTGTTCCAGACATGCCTCATGGTTTATCTCAACAAGTTTAAGATGGTAGTCACAATAGGATCAGAATCTAATATGGCGACTTTCAAAGTCACGAAGCAAGAGAATTTGTGAAATTGGACATATGTGATAGGACGAATTTCACACGTTGGGGGGACAAATTGATGATCTGGCTTACTTACTTTCTAACTAAATTGGATATTTCATATGTTTAATATCAACTCTGCCAAAACTTTcagtttagcaacaaaaaaaaaaaaaaaaaaaaactctgccAAAACTTTCACAACTAAGATCTGTTGTGCTGATAATGACTAGATTAAAGCAGACCAAAAGAAGCTGTTTTCCTGGAATAGCTCTAAAGTGAATTATGTTGATGAGAATGATAAAttcaaaaatgatttaaaaggaaataagaGACAGTATaacaaatccaacaaaaataacaataacaagaacaagaaaaacaagactTATTACAATTGCAGAAAATAAGTACAACTTAAGTGTGAATGCAGGCATGTacaagaataaagaaaaaaaaatgctaaaattccCAATGATGCaaatctggttttttttttttttttaaatctgaaaTTGTAGCCACAACCTTTAAAATGCACATTAACATAAATACAGAGTTGAATATGACTGTAGCAACAAAGTCTCCTCAATTTGTACCCCTTTTGTCTAATGGTCCATTTGGACTGAGGGGTTAGGAGAgggagtaaaataaaattagcttaaaattagtctatttttagTCCCCTCTACTCCCACTCCCTCCCCCCTTAATCTAAACAGGCGCTAAGTGTTCAAGATCTTACACCAATCATTTTTAGCTACCACTGCCATATAATTATTAAGCAAAGTGGCATTCacatttagtttaattgatCTAGTTCTTAGACTTTTCCATTTTATGATCCTCTCATTAGTTGTATATCATCCATATCAATTCAATCAATGAATTTGGCAGCCCTGTGTTCTACTAAATTGATTCTAGTGTAAAAGCTATTTTGAGCATAGTGTAGTTTCGTTCTATTTTGGCTAGAATGACTGGAAATTCCATTTTGATTAGTTAACAGGTAAGAATGACGAATCACCTCCCCCTATTCCATCTCTTCCTAAATTTCCTCGCATTCTTGTCTATTTTGCTAAATTCTGGCCGACATGATGATTTCAgccgccaaaaaaaaaacttaatttattatttttttcctacctggttttctttttattttttccattaacTAACTCAgggggaatgtgcagattagCAGTGTGGATGGcatgaatatagtaagttaggcatTGTTTGAaacaataaaggaaaataacaactcgagtttttgaaactcgagattcacataataaatcgagtctcaaaaacTCGCTTTATGCTCGCTTTGGGCTTGCTGAGGTGGACAAAATGTCACCtggatctcgagtttctaaaactcgtttTAAGTCCGactaaactcgagtttataaaactcgagttttactgtatcttattttaaattatgttttttatacgcatagaactcgagtctataagactcgagttttatgatagtaactcgagtcttatagactcgatttcctctgGGCATGTTATTTAAACCTCAGCCCGTGGCATTAACTCTCACAGAAACTCACACCCTCAGTAACAcacagagaaaacctaaaaatgtagcctcactaactctcactcactcaccctcactaactctcactcacccataactctctcacaccataactctctcacaccactcactctcacaaaaccacattgtccactctcactgctcttccctctcagcaaattcatatctaaggtaagggtttgcataatttgattgtcattgtagttgggtatgttgtctatgggtgtgggttaaagagttttaccatttattttgtagatagttaacataacttagttaatttatcaatattgtgaattatagaactttgtttttgttaatgttaattttttgagtatttatttgtatagtttttgttatcaaaattttattcatcatttctaggtttttatttttatcatgatcttacaaatttctttgactttatttatcattggtttgggtatgaaatgggtagtgaatgaatgtaatgaatgggaatgggtatgtaattatcaaaattttattcatcatttctaggtttttatttttatcatgatcttacaaatttctttgactttatttatcattggtttgggtatgaaatgggtagtgaatgaatgtaatgaatgggaatgggtatgtaattatcaaaattttattcatcatttctaggcttttatttttatcatgatctttcaagtttttttgactttatttatcattggtttgggtatgaaatgggtagtgaataaatgtagtgaatgggtatgtaatcatgctcctctacccacctagttctttcagaacccttttaggcattataggtcaccacacaatggagtaatagataattatgtctctccatccactaggattagaaggtttacgtcttggcctttagatattaatgggcactctataacctggcttgaatatgttcattggtaagattgcattacttttttccctcactttacgactatgtgatttaactaacataggacttgacttgaacaggttcacaatgcctgatattgttataatcatataccatggtggtctgcttaagaatcccaatgcgaacaagggattgccatttgaggggccgggtATGAAAACCTATTATGCCGAagttgatcgtaggttgaaaacccttgatgaattgaagatatttgtcatggaagagttgtgtaagaatcctgatgcgtacaacatgcaaattacttatcgtatgccaaatgaaatcatgaagcaccggactaattacaagtatatgctgatagaaaaagacaaacatgtgaagatcatgtttgacaagttggagagtatagctgaagtaagtaacattgagttgtacatacagttggagccgcgtgcagtatggcaagaggatatccaacaaacaaccacaagctTATAAGTTGCGATTCCGGATGCTtaatatgagtattctacacatgtagaggatgatgatgttcatgccgatggagatgatgatgatgatgatgacgacgactatgttgatgagactactgccgttaacaatgatgatgacgacgacgactatgttgatgagatcatcgtcgttaacaatgatgatgacgatgatgatgacgactatgttgatgagaatcttgccattaactcgtgaagattttgccgataaagatgactatgaagacatgattgagaGGGGACTTTCGGGACTTTGGGGACTTTCGAGAGagacattgatgacgatgagacattggacggtGGTGAACTCCGATGCGtacaatgttattagtgtccaaaacattacaaacacaatccctgcctacgcacCTCCCCGCGTTGTCATTCTctcgcaaatacttgggaaaatatggttgatccttcgcatattcagatgccatttgtgtctactCGGGAGTAgggggatgaatttgtgcaaagggttgacttttgccggtaaagtggaggtgaagcgcgtattaacaatttgtgcccttaaggaaaacaaacagtttaagatcactaggtcgacgaggaaaaatttttgtgcgaaatgcgtgcatgagtcatgcaagtggtatgtctacgcagttatgaagcccgagctccaaaatctatggatggtcaccgtgtatgtgggtcctcacacgtgtataccgacagggtgcgaaatgatggtagaatgatgagttgtaattttattgcagtaaatccataacaagttacgtgaggatcacaccactcaaattaagcatctcGTATCTCGATGAGGcgaaatataatggccataagccttcttactacaaggtattgggatgcgaaacaaaaggcgattgcgCTTATGTTTGGAGGTTGGGAAGAATCTTCCCAAAGGCTGcaaaaagttgctaatggcaTATATTGATCGGGACCCGACTACCCGCTTTGCTATCGTGTCACacccaccgatgaagatcacaccgtattgttgcattatgtgttttggtctttcggtccatgcatATCAGGGATTCAAATATCGCAAGCCGGTTATCGGcattgatgggacccatctcgtatggtaaatatcgaggaaaagttgttggtcgcaatggcaaccgatgctaacaacaaggtattccctctcgccttgtctttgttgtggattgtgagttagggtccagttggaggtggtttttacgatGCCTCGGAGAAACGATTGGCCACTGATATTCGACGacggcatttgcataatttcccgaccgacatctcggtatcaaaaacgccattgcaactggcctagaagggatgatggaaaagcaggggtatttcatagatattgtcttcgacatgttgctagcaacttcaacacccattttcagaactcgactctaaagtcagcggcgttgaaagcgggatatgctaatcaggtagttaaatttgctaccataatggactccattaagcaggt
This genomic stretch from Castanea sativa cultivar Marrone di Chiusa Pesio chromosome 1, ASM4071231v1 harbors:
- the LOC142609580 gene encoding F-box protein At5g07610-like, whose product is MQMATTMDDLPDGLQVEILHRLPLKSVFQCKSVKKRWYSLISTSHFVSRFVSHREKVEVNRPFTFIYRNFYKTRLFFVSSNEIEFKCFKSLASKNMIQELVGQHNESIDFSVQASCNEMLLCCANNVDVGDDGMSHPMSIYYVINPITMQWLALPPVPQWGRPLVGFICFYDNDSKQLSYRVVRILPMNNDKMEIKVDMFSSDSGEWNKSLEVCPQVFDWNMFALAGVAYNGLLFWYGKTSHNKQLVGCDPYNFRFFELPIQMEHPIKCLGVCRRSLRICEMPWNEHSFLRIWELKDFVKEGKGGTWCLEHEVYFDQMTLKKSTCLAQYLSERFYVEAVLAFHPNDGDILYLLIKTKFVVLCNMREKTLQVIYDVPVPSNVDNDFKVITSVLPWWPTLIPSSPMQDAA